The genomic window GAGGGGGGAGCCGCCCCAGCCGTTGAAGGTGCCCGCGATGTCCACGAAGTCGCTGCCGGGGTCGAAGGCGCCCAGCTCGATCTGATAGGACATGCGGACGCGGAAGGTGATCTCCACGGCGGGCGCGGCTCGCGGCGCGCCAGCGGCGACGGCCGCGACGACCACGACGGCGATGGTCCTCGACAGGGTGCGGTTCATGGGGCCCTCGGCTTCCTCGGCGAGCGCTCGGATGACTGCGGTTGCCACCATCCATGATAGCACGCCCGGCCTCCGCTGTCCGATCCGGCCGCGGTGAGGCTCACCGTGCAGGATGCGTCGGGGCGCGTACCTTGCCGGGCTCGGGAGCGGCAGGCGAACCGCCGTCCCGGGCAGATTGCCGCCTTGCCTCTCACTTCGTCGAGCCGGTATCATCGTGGGCGAGGTTCGCGCGAGTCGGCAGCGTTCCCAACGCAGTCGCAGGTGGCGTACGGAGGTGCGCGTGATGAGAACAACGTTCGTATCGTGGACCGTGGGCCTCGCGGCCGCCGTGCTTCTCTCCGGTCCCGCGCTGGCCGCCCCGACGGGGCTGGGGGTCGGCGTGCACGGCGGCTACGGCCAGTCGGCGGACGCGGAGAGCGGCAGCCCCCTGGCGGGGGCGCACGTGCTGCTGAACGTCGCACCGTGGCTCGGTGTCGTCGGATCGGTCGAGTTCAAGTTCAAGGAAGACCACGTGGAGAGCGGGATCGACTACGACGTGACGAGCTATCCGATCAACCTCCTCGGCCGCATCTACCTCCCGATGGGCAGTCTGAACCCCTACGTCACCGGCGGCATGCAGTACAAGGTCATCCGCTACGGCGGCAACCTGTTCGAGGACTTCGAGCTGGACGACGGCGAGAACTCGTTCGGCTGGGTCGCCGGCGTCGGCGCCTCACTCAGCCCGGCCGGCAGCATCGAGCTCTTCGGAGAGGTCCTGTACGAGTCGAACGACCCCGAGCGCGATCTCGGGAGCGCCGTCGAGGACGCCAAGGACTTCCGGTACGACCAATGGAGCGCGCGCGCAGGGATCACGCTGATCCTGAACTGATCGGGGGGTGCATGAGAGGCGCCGGCCGGTCGCTGGCCGCATGGTGTTGCGTTGTGCTCGCGGCGTCGGCATCGGGGGCCGCGGCCGCCGACTCCGTGCGGACATGGAGCCCGGAGCCCCTGGCGGGCATGGTCCTCGTGCCCGCCGGGGCGTTCACGATGGGCGACGGGGCGGCCCCGTGCGGCAAGAGCCCGCACCGCGTGACGCTCACCCGCGGCTTCCGCCTCGGGCGGCGCGAGGTGACCAACCTCGAGTACCTCGAGGCGGTCCGGTGGGCCTTCGACCGGGGCTACGTCAACGCCACGCCCGCTTCGGTGATGGACGGTCTGGACGAAGGCGGCGTCGAGCTTCTGGACCTCGACAACGCCGACTGCGAGATCGCGTTCTCCGGCGGCGCCTTCGCCCTGCGCGACGCGGGCCGGGGCGTCAATGCCGACCATCCCGTCAAGTGCGTGACGTGGTACGGCGCGGCGCGGTACTGCGACTGGCTGAGTCTGCGGGCCGGGCTGCCGCG from Candidatus Effluviviaceae Genus I sp. includes these protein-coding regions:
- a CDS encoding porin family protein; protein product: MRTTFVSWTVGLAAAVLLSGPALAAPTGLGVGVHGGYGQSADAESGSPLAGAHVLLNVAPWLGVVGSVEFKFKEDHVESGIDYDVTSYPINLLGRIYLPMGSLNPYVTGGMQYKVIRYGGNLFEDFELDDGENSFGWVAGVGASLSPAGSIELFGEVLYESNDPERDLGSAVEDAKDFRYDQWSARAGITLILN
- a CDS encoding SUMF1/EgtB/PvdO family nonheme iron enzyme — translated: MRGAGRSLAAWCCVVLAASASGAAAADSVRTWSPEPLAGMVLVPAGAFTMGDGAAPCGKSPHRVTLTRGFRLGRREVTNLEYLEAVRWAFDRGYVNATPASVMDGLDEGGVELLDLDNADCEIAFSGGAFALRDAGRGVNADHPVKCVTWYGAARYCDWLSLRAGLPRAYRHDGDWACNGGDPYGAQGFRLPTDAEWEYAGQYDDGRFFPWGDDPPDAGRVNCCWTLGWTTPVGSYADAPEALGLSDMAGNVWEWCNDWHTCDPGRAAVTDPVGPPAGAGRVVRGGSWQRVGPAFLRAARFCGSLEGGSDHFGFRVAVTAAP